A DNA window from Boseongicola sp. contains the following coding sequences:
- a CDS encoding PAS domain-containing protein, whose product MSRPRPFTLRMSPEYRHASKPPRKLANPVIERGTWLPSLTTEPSSDVICVNPLFRKEQKIFYVSGSIWMWVTERVGHDNCRSESARNMAYQDDDELNEQVIQLTRFRGTGVRPVISKIEAYWDSVRGRRLVPARADVDPKGLQGNLSNVFILERIASGLARFRISGSHLTDLMGLEVRGMPLSAVFTPDARENLSRALEAVFDEPAVVRLELSSPSGFGQKEMIGEMILLPLRSDLGEVSRVLGAVSMAGDIGRSPRRLTITDQSHRSLTGYAGDVGAPLRGFSELDNRPPSQPSKSTTNVPAKPAALTKDLPPYLKLVTDNTPEQF is encoded by the coding sequence ATGTCCAGACCGCGCCCGTTTACGCTTCGGATGTCGCCTGAATACCGCCACGCCTCGAAACCCCCGCGAAAGCTGGCAAATCCCGTCATCGAGCGCGGCACATGGCTGCCTTCGTTAACCACTGAACCCTCGTCTGACGTCATCTGCGTTAACCCTCTGTTTCGAAAAGAGCAGAAAATTTTCTACGTTTCTGGCAGTATCTGGATGTGGGTAACAGAGAGGGTCGGGCACGACAACTGTCGGTCCGAGAGTGCGAGGAACATGGCGTATCAAGACGATGACGAGTTGAACGAACAGGTAATCCAACTGACCCGCTTTCGCGGCACCGGAGTTCGTCCGGTGATTTCCAAGATCGAGGCATATTGGGACAGCGTCCGGGGGCGGCGCTTGGTGCCCGCTAGGGCAGATGTGGATCCAAAGGGACTGCAGGGCAATCTGTCAAATGTCTTCATACTGGAACGCATTGCGTCGGGGCTGGCACGTTTCCGCATCTCTGGGTCGCATCTCACGGACCTTATGGGGCTCGAGGTTCGTGGGATGCCCCTTTCGGCAGTCTTCACACCGGATGCGCGTGAAAACCTGTCCCGCGCACTGGAAGCGGTCTTTGACGAACCTGCCGTCGTCCGCCTTGAATTGTCGTCACCTTCCGGTTTTGGACAGAAAGAAATGATTGGCGAAATGATTCTGTTGCCCTTGCGCAGTGATCTGGGCGAAGTCAGTCGTGTTCTTGGCGCAGTGTCCATGGCCGGTGACATTGGCCGCTCTCCAAGACGCTTGACCATTACCGATCAGTCTCATCGCAGTCTTACAGGATACGCTGGCGACGTCGGCGCGCCCCTGCGCGGGTTCAGCGAGCTGGACAATCGTCCGCCGTCCCAGCCTTCTAAATCGACAACCAACGTTCCGGCAAAACCTGCGGCTCTCACAAAAGACCTGCCGCCCTATCTAAAACTGGTCACCGACAATACACCCGAGCAGTTCTGA
- a CDS encoding two-component sensor histidine kinase has translation MSQEILDAIPLPALIIGDDERISAANSGMRALVGEGIVGRHYIAIIRQPALLDAIEKTHAQNVVGNARYLSSEAGREITWQAHVDKIGGSGSILVTLEDQTHMAEAGQMRRDFVANVSHELRTPLTALLGFIETLRGAAKNDPAAQERFLSIMENEASRMNRLVRDLLSLNRVESVERLRPSDKVDLAAVSRSVINALSPVADECEVDVLQNNLEDSAFVRGDQDQLAQVLTNLLENGIKYSGRGRTATVAIETQEENRMLRGPAVVVRVQDTGDGIDPLNIPRLTERFYRIDSHRSRQLGGTGLGLAIVKHIVSRHRGRLRIESTPGSGSEFSAILPKYSDK, from the coding sequence ATGTCGCAGGAAATATTGGATGCTATTCCGCTGCCCGCGCTTATTATCGGCGACGATGAACGCATTTCCGCAGCCAATTCTGGTATGAGGGCGTTGGTGGGCGAAGGGATTGTTGGACGGCACTATATCGCGATCATCCGCCAACCGGCCTTGCTGGACGCCATTGAAAAAACTCATGCGCAGAACGTTGTGGGCAATGCGCGCTATCTTAGCTCTGAAGCCGGGCGCGAGATTACATGGCAGGCTCATGTGGACAAGATCGGTGGAAGCGGATCAATTCTGGTCACTTTGGAAGATCAGACCCATATGGCAGAAGCCGGGCAGATGCGACGCGATTTTGTTGCCAACGTAAGTCATGAACTTCGCACTCCGCTGACGGCATTGCTGGGATTTATTGAAACCCTGCGAGGGGCGGCGAAGAACGATCCGGCTGCGCAAGAGCGGTTTCTCAGTATCATGGAGAACGAGGCGTCCCGGATGAACCGGCTGGTTCGTGATCTGCTTTCATTGAACCGTGTTGAATCGGTCGAGCGGCTTCGTCCAAGCGACAAGGTGGATTTGGCTGCTGTTTCCAGATCGGTGATAAACGCGTTATCGCCTGTTGCCGATGAATGCGAAGTGGATGTCCTGCAAAACAATCTTGAGGACTCTGCATTTGTGCGCGGCGATCAAGACCAATTGGCGCAGGTTCTGACCAATCTGCTTGAGAATGGGATCAAATACTCTGGGCGCGGGCGAACGGCGACAGTTGCAATAGAAACCCAAGAAGAGAACCGCATGTTGCGTGGGCCAGCAGTTGTGGTGCGTGTTCAGGACACAGGTGACGGGATTGATCCACTGAATATTCCGCGACTCACCGAACGATTCTACCGAATCGACAGTCATCGCTCGCGCCAATTGGGCGGAACTGGCCTGGGATTGGCCATTGTGAAGCATATTGTGAGCCGACATCGCGGACGTTTGCGGATTGAGAGCACTCCGGGTTCCGGATCCGAATTTTCGGCTATTTTGCCCAAATACTCAGATAAATAA
- a CDS encoding helix-turn-helix domain-containing protein encodes MTDNFVQTVQVANAGRKPRKFVFVLLDQFTLLCYSCAVESLRITNRMAGQPLYEWRVIGEGGDSMTCSAGTVFNLDGDLGEIHRDETIVVCGGIDVASATTKKLLNWIRREARRGVSIGGLCTAGYALAKAGLLDGKRATIHWENQDSFIEEFQDVTLTKSVFVIDGKNFTTAGGTASIDLMLKFIADDYGEVLASAVADQLIYTTIRTDQDTQRLSVPTRIGVRHPKLSAVIRMMEANIEEPISPSGLAKDVGMSTRQLERLFRRYLDRSPKRYYMELRLQKARNLLMQTDMSVINVALACGFASPSHFSKCYRAQYNTTPYRERGAQASRLSI; translated from the coding sequence ATGACAGACAACTTCGTGCAGACAGTTCAAGTCGCTAACGCAGGCAGAAAGCCGCGGAAGTTCGTTTTCGTATTACTCGATCAGTTTACACTCCTGTGCTACTCCTGCGCGGTCGAAAGCCTGCGCATCACAAACAGAATGGCGGGTCAGCCACTCTATGAGTGGCGCGTGATCGGCGAAGGCGGCGACTCCATGACTTGTTCCGCCGGTACTGTCTTTAATCTCGACGGCGACCTGGGCGAGATTCATCGTGACGAAACAATCGTCGTCTGCGGCGGCATAGATGTTGCGTCGGCGACTACAAAAAAGCTGCTAAACTGGATACGGCGAGAGGCCCGTCGGGGTGTCTCAATTGGCGGTCTTTGCACCGCGGGGTATGCCTTGGCCAAAGCTGGTTTGCTTGATGGCAAGCGCGCGACAATCCACTGGGAAAACCAAGACAGTTTTATCGAAGAATTTCAGGACGTAACTCTTACCAAATCAGTATTTGTGATCGACGGTAAAAATTTTACGACGGCAGGTGGAACGGCGTCGATAGATCTGATGCTTAAATTTATCGCCGATGATTACGGCGAAGTTCTTGCCAGCGCTGTTGCGGACCAGTTGATTTACACAACAATCCGCACTGATCAGGACACACAACGGCTTTCGGTGCCAACCCGAATTGGGGTGCGCCATCCGAAACTGTCCGCCGTCATACGAATGATGGAAGCCAACATTGAAGAACCGATAAGCCCATCCGGACTTGCCAAAGATGTGGGTATGTCGACCCGACAGTTAGAACGTTTGTTTCGGCGCTATCTCGATAGGTCGCCCAAGCGCTATTACATGGAATTGCGACTACAAAAAGCGCGCAATCTTTTGATGCAAACCGATATGAGCGTTATCAACGTGGCTTTGGCCTGCGGTTTTGCCTCACCGTCGCATTTCTCGAAATGTTACCGGGCTCAATACAATACAACGCCCTACCGTGAACGTGGTGCGCAGGCTTCTCGGCTTTCGATCTGA
- a CDS encoding guanylate kinase, giving the protein MERRGLLIILSSPSGAGKTTLARRLRDWDPDISFSVSATTRASRTGEQDGREYHFVSETDFKSMVKEDGMLEHAHVFGHFYGSPRGPVEEAVNNGADVLFDIDWQGAQQIANSPLAPHVLSIFLLPPSITELRRRLESRGQDSAEIISKRMTRSWDEISHWDSYDYVLVNDDLDVTESRLRTIVTAERLRRTQQPGLLPHVRELQEQFEDGS; this is encoded by the coding sequence ATGGAGCGACGAGGGCTACTTATAATTTTGTCGTCGCCATCAGGGGCAGGCAAGACGACTCTGGCCCGGCGGTTACGGGACTGGGATCCTGATATTAGCTTTTCGGTATCGGCCACCACCCGTGCGTCGCGAACCGGTGAGCAGGACGGGCGGGAATACCATTTCGTCAGCGAAACCGACTTTAAGTCCATGGTGAAAGAAGATGGTATGCTCGAGCATGCTCATGTTTTCGGTCACTTTTATGGCTCGCCGCGTGGTCCAGTCGAGGAAGCAGTTAATAATGGTGCTGATGTGTTGTTTGACATCGATTGGCAGGGTGCCCAGCAAATCGCGAATTCACCACTTGCCCCACACGTATTGTCAATTTTTCTTTTGCCGCCTTCGATCACCGAGCTGCGGCGTCGGCTAGAGTCTCGCGGGCAGGATAGCGCAGAGATCATTTCAAAGCGTATGACCCGAAGCTGGGACGAGATCAGCCATTGGGACAGTTACGATTACGTGTTGGTCAATGACGATCTGGATGTGACTGAATCGCGGCTTCGTACGATTGTCACTGCTGAGCGACTGCGTCGCACGCAGCAGCCGGGACTGCTGCCACACGTCCGCGAATTGCAAGAACAGTTCGAGGATGGCTCATGA
- a CDS encoding YicC family protein has product MPRSMTGFASFRGGFEAWRYSGDIRSVNGRGLDMRMRVPDWIEGLEPGLRKALQARLARGSVTISMRVARDDSAPDVHLNEAQLDAALTLISAIEEAAMVRGVGLAPTRATDVAQMRGVVEQRDADDQDDTSGLRKAILNDFAGLIEAFDADRAREGAALADVFRGQLDEIETLIAAAKKAVGSRAAAARATLDRGLARLLEATEVPDEARLTQELALIAVKTDVTEEMDRLDAHVVAARGLLAEKGAIGRKLDFLMQEFNREANTLCSKAQSNDLTAIGLDLKAVIDQMREQVQNIE; this is encoded by the coding sequence GTGCCGCGCTCGATGACGGGATTTGCCAGCTTTCGCGGGGGTTTCGAGGCGTGGCGGTATTCAGGCGACATCCGAAGCGTAAACGGGCGCGGTCTGGACATGCGGATGCGGGTGCCTGATTGGATTGAGGGCTTAGAGCCAGGGTTGCGCAAGGCATTGCAAGCGCGACTGGCACGCGGATCTGTCACGATTTCGATGCGGGTGGCGCGGGATGATTCTGCACCAGATGTTCATTTGAACGAAGCGCAGCTGGATGCGGCGCTGACCCTGATTTCGGCCATAGAAGAAGCAGCCATGGTGAGAGGTGTTGGATTGGCACCAACGCGGGCGACGGACGTGGCGCAGATGCGGGGTGTTGTCGAACAACGCGACGCGGATGATCAGGATGATACCAGCGGGCTGCGGAAAGCTATTTTAAATGACTTTGCCGGATTGATCGAAGCATTTGATGCGGATCGCGCACGTGAGGGTGCTGCATTGGCAGACGTGTTTCGCGGCCAGTTGGACGAGATTGAAACATTGATTGCCGCAGCAAAAAAGGCCGTGGGATCGCGTGCGGCGGCGGCGCGCGCCACGTTGGATCGAGGGTTAGCGCGACTTCTTGAGGCGACGGAAGTTCCAGATGAGGCCCGATTGACACAGGAATTGGCATTGATCGCAGTCAAAACGGACGTCACCGAGGAGATGGATCGGCTGGACGCTCATGTAGTGGCAGCGCGAGGATTGCTGGCCGAAAAAGGCGCAATCGGACGCAAGCTGGATTTCCTGATGCAGGAGTTCAATCGCGAGGCAAACACGCTGTGCTCAAAGGCGCAATCAAACGACCTGACCGCCATAGGACTTGATCTGAAGGCGGTTATCGACCAGATGCGCGAACAGGTTCAAAACATCGAATGA
- a CDS encoding 3-deoxy-7-phosphoheptulonate synthase class II: MSDWQKTGWRSKPRVQMPDYVDAEALNAVEARLATYPPLVFAGEARRLKATLGAASRGEAFLLQGGDCAESFSEFSADNIRDTFKVMLQMAMVLTYGAKVPVVKVGRMAGQFAKPRSAPTEVIDGVELPSYRGDIINELDFTEGSRIPNPEKMLRGYTQAAATLNLLRAFSTGGFADVHRVHSWTLGFTDRDDAERYRDMANRIQDTLDFMAAAGLSGDQNHELNTVDFYTSHEALLLEYEEALTRVDTTTGKWLAGSGHMIWIGDRTRQPDGAHVEFASGVQNPIGLKCGPSTTAEDLKVLMSKLNPENEAGRLTLIARFGAGSVGDHLPRLIKAVKEEGANVVWSCDPMHGNTIKSSTGYKTRPFDSVLREVREFFQIHAGEGTVPGGVHFEMTGQDVTECTGGVRAVTDEDLSDRYHTACDPRLNASQSLELAFLVAEELSARRNGQQAAAAV; encoded by the coding sequence ATGAGCGATTGGCAGAAAACCGGGTGGAGATCCAAACCCAGGGTGCAGATGCCTGACTACGTCGATGCAGAAGCATTGAACGCGGTCGAGGCCCGTCTTGCCACCTATCCACCGTTGGTATTTGCAGGTGAAGCGAGGCGCCTGAAGGCTACACTTGGCGCAGCCAGCCGTGGAGAAGCATTCTTGCTGCAGGGAGGAGACTGCGCAGAGAGCTTCAGCGAATTTTCAGCAGACAACATCCGCGACACATTCAAGGTGATGTTGCAGATGGCGATGGTGCTGACCTATGGCGCGAAAGTGCCAGTGGTTAAGGTTGGCCGGATGGCAGGGCAATTTGCCAAGCCACGTTCGGCACCAACCGAGGTGATTGATGGCGTTGAATTGCCATCCTACCGCGGCGATATCATCAACGAGCTTGATTTCACCGAAGGATCTCGCATTCCCAACCCGGAGAAAATGCTGCGCGGCTACACACAGGCAGCGGCAACACTGAACTTGCTTCGCGCGTTTTCGACTGGTGGTTTTGCCGATGTGCATCGGGTGCATTCATGGACGCTTGGCTTTACGGATCGTGACGATGCCGAGCGCTACCGCGATATGGCCAACCGTATTCAGGATACGTTGGACTTTATGGCTGCCGCTGGTTTGTCCGGCGATCAGAACCACGAGTTGAACACAGTTGATTTCTACACCAGCCATGAAGCCTTGTTGCTGGAGTATGAAGAGGCATTGACCCGCGTTGACACGACCACGGGCAAATGGCTGGCAGGGTCCGGTCATATGATCTGGATCGGCGACCGAACACGGCAGCCTGACGGTGCACATGTGGAATTTGCCAGCGGCGTTCAGAACCCAATAGGTCTGAAATGCGGCCCGTCTACAACGGCTGAAGATCTGAAAGTTCTGATGAGCAAGTTGAACCCGGAAAATGAAGCCGGGCGTTTGACACTGATCGCACGTTTTGGCGCTGGATCGGTTGGCGATCATCTTCCACGCCTTATCAAGGCAGTGAAGGAAGAGGGCGCAAACGTGGTTTGGTCCTGTGATCCTATGCATGGCAATACGATCAAGTCGTCCACTGGTTATAAGACGCGTCCGTTTGACTCGGTTCTGCGGGAAGTGCGCGAGTTCTTCCAGATCCATGCCGGTGAGGGCACGGTTCCGGGCGGTGTGCATTTCGAGATGACCGGTCAGGACGTCACAGAATGCACCGGTGGCGTCCGCGCGGTGACGGACGAGGATTTGTCAGATCGTTATCATACAGCCTGTGATCCGCGATTGAATGCCTCGCAATCGTTAGAACTGGCGTTCCTGGTTGCCGAAGAGCTTTCGGCACGTCGCAATGGGCAACAGGCTGCAGCCGCCGTCTGA
- a CDS encoding aminotransferase class I/II-fold pyridoxal phosphate-dependent enzyme codes for MTKRSGASFRAGWPTSISRPVVNPLQPSVVYASADPDELDRQYDGEEIGFTYAREGHPNAQVLGQMIDVMEGAESGVVTGSGMAAITVALLAVLKTGDHVIGADQLYGRSLRMMSEELPRLGMSTSLVDPSDLASVEKAIRPETRLILVETVSNPTLRVADIEGIIGLAKTHGILVAVDNTFATPRGLQPLGLGADIVIHSVTKLLAGHSDATLGYVAAQDEAVAERMSVLAATLGVTASPFDCWLAERGLYSFDLRYDRATANAAVLADVLAELPGVQRVYYPTRADHPDHNLAGSLLGGEGGHMVSFEIAGGRAAANAFISAAEGLNFAPTLGDIATTISHPVTSSHRSISDADRKAVGITEGFFRVSVGCEAPEILTSAFERAVKSAVGA; via the coding sequence ATGACAAAACGTTCAGGTGCCTCGTTTCGCGCAGGCTGGCCCACAAGCATTAGCCGCCCCGTCGTCAATCCGCTTCAACCTTCAGTCGTCTATGCTTCGGCCGATCCTGACGAATTGGACCGTCAATATGATGGTGAGGAAATCGGATTTACCTATGCGCGAGAAGGTCATCCGAATGCGCAAGTTCTGGGTCAGATGATTGATGTCATGGAAGGGGCCGAAAGTGGCGTCGTCACTGGGTCTGGCATGGCGGCGATTACAGTTGCATTGTTGGCGGTTCTTAAGACCGGTGATCATGTTATCGGCGCGGATCAACTTTACGGCCGTTCGCTGCGCATGATGTCGGAAGAATTACCGCGCCTTGGAATGTCGACGTCTTTGGTAGATCCTTCGGATCTGGCGTCTGTGGAAAAGGCGATCCGGCCAGAAACCCGATTGATCCTGGTTGAAACTGTTTCAAATCCTACGCTGCGCGTTGCCGATATCGAGGGTATTATCGGCCTTGCCAAGACACATGGTATTCTGGTTGCAGTTGACAATACGTTTGCGACACCACGCGGGCTGCAGCCCTTGGGTTTGGGCGCGGATATTGTCATACATTCTGTGACCAAATTGCTGGCCGGGCATTCGGATGCAACATTGGGTTATGTTGCTGCTCAGGACGAGGCTGTAGCCGAACGCATGAGCGTTTTGGCCGCAACGCTGGGCGTTACGGCATCGCCCTTTGATTGTTGGCTGGCCGAACGCGGGTTGTATTCATTCGATTTGCGCTATGACCGGGCGACTGCGAATGCAGCCGTTTTGGCCGACGTTTTGGCTGAGTTGCCAGGAGTTCAACGGGTCTATTATCCGACGCGCGCCGACCACCCCGACCACAACCTTGCCGGGTCACTTTTGGGCGGCGAAGGTGGCCATATGGTGAGCTTTGAAATTGCCGGAGGACGGGCGGCAGCAAATGCGTTCATAAGTGCGGCAGAGGGTCTGAATTTTGCTCCGACATTGGGCGACATTGCTACGACCATCAGCCATCCTGTCACGTCTTCGCACCGGTCAATTTCGGATGCAGACCGAAAGGCCGTTGGCATTACTGAGGGATTTTTTCGAGTCTCGGTGGGTTGTGAGGCGCCGGAAATTCTGACCTCTGCATTTGAAAGAGCGGTAAAGAGCGCAGTAGGCGCATAA
- a CDS encoding gamma carbonic anhydrase family protein has translation MTVYALDGVMPTFPEGDDFWIAPDANVVGDVVLETGVSIWFGSTLRGDTERLTIGEGSNIQENTVIHADPGFPVVIGADCTIGHKAMIHGCQIGDGTLIGMGATILNGAVIGKGCLIGAGALVTEGKVIPDGSLVMGMPGKVVRTLDEDAFAANLASAAHYRKRMRQFKSGLVAREQP, from the coding sequence ATGACCGTTTATGCACTGGATGGGGTAATGCCAACGTTTCCTGAAGGCGACGATTTCTGGATTGCGCCGGATGCAAACGTTGTTGGTGATGTCGTGCTGGAAACCGGTGTGTCGATCTGGTTTGGATCGACATTACGTGGCGATACCGAGCGGCTAACCATTGGCGAAGGTTCTAACATTCAGGAAAATACCGTCATTCATGCGGATCCGGGCTTTCCGGTGGTGATAGGAGCTGATTGCACCATTGGGCATAAGGCCATGATCCATGGCTGTCAGATTGGCGATGGAACGCTGATTGGCATGGGGGCAACGATTTTGAATGGAGCCGTCATCGGCAAGGGCTGCCTGATTGGTGCGGGAGCATTGGTGACAGAAGGTAAAGTCATCCCAGATGGAAGTCTGGTCATGGGCATGCCCGGAAAAGTTGTCCGCACCCTTGACGAGGATGCCTTTGCCGCAAATCTGGCATCCGCCGCGCACTACAGAAAACGGATGCGGCAATTTAAATCGGGTTTGGTCGCGCGAGAACAACCATGA